From Woronichinia naegeliana WA131, the proteins below share one genomic window:
- the pap gene encoding polyphosphate:AMP phosphotransferase — protein MLDTLDLNLQLDKETYRSQIEDLMRQLRSLQQSCWEEKLPIIIVLEGWAAAGKGTLLKKIINYMDPRGFTVHPTFNATAQERLYPFLWRFWHKLPPRGSLGFFYHSWYTNVLEERLFNRVTTAKVPLYMRDINAFERQLVDDGTAIAKFWIHLSRKELKKRLNNYESDELESWRVRPEDWQQEKRYGEYCSLVEEMFAYTSTGHAPWILVEGDCERWARVKVLSQLVATIVQALDNLKIPNLEVQAVPAQTTLLPTEPNFLSKCDLDLSIEKEDYQQQLRELQVELRKLQVKIFQHKIPVVALFEGWDAAGKGGAIKRLTDTLDPRSYKVHAFAAPTKEEARYHYLWRFWRDIPKGGTIAIFDRSWYGRVMVERIEGFANEAEWRRAYKEINEFEAQLTTEGCVVMKFFLHISPEEQLQRFQEREKNSFKQYKLTEEDWRNREQWPLYDVAINQMIARTSTPAAPWTVVAANNKYYARIKIIQTVIDSVKAELKRRM, from the coding sequence ATGCTAGATACCCTCGACCTCAACCTTCAGTTAGATAAAGAAACCTATCGCTCTCAAATTGAAGATCTGATGCGTCAACTGCGATCGCTGCAACAGTCCTGTTGGGAAGAAAAGTTGCCGATCATCATTGTCCTAGAAGGTTGGGCCGCAGCCGGTAAGGGAACTCTGCTCAAGAAAATCATCAACTACATGGATCCACGCGGTTTTACCGTTCATCCCACCTTTAATGCCACTGCTCAGGAACGTCTTTATCCCTTTCTCTGGCGTTTTTGGCACAAATTACCCCCCAGGGGCAGTCTTGGCTTTTTCTACCATAGTTGGTACACGAATGTCTTAGAAGAAAGGCTCTTTAATCGGGTGACAACGGCTAAAGTTCCCCTCTATATGCGCGATATTAATGCTTTTGAACGTCAATTAGTGGATGATGGCACGGCGATCGCCAAATTTTGGATTCATCTCAGCCGCAAAGAACTGAAAAAACGCCTCAATAATTACGAATCCGATGAACTGGAATCCTGGCGAGTTCGTCCCGAAGATTGGCAACAGGAAAAACGCTATGGCGAATATTGCTCCCTGGTCGAGGAGATGTTTGCCTATACGAGTACTGGTCACGCGCCCTGGATCTTAGTGGAAGGAGATTGTGAACGCTGGGCTAGGGTAAAGGTTCTCTCCCAACTGGTTGCCACCATTGTTCAAGCCCTGGATAATCTGAAAATTCCGAACCTAGAAGTGCAAGCGGTTCCTGCTCAAACCACCCTTCTACCCACTGAGCCGAATTTTCTCAGTAAGTGTGATCTGGACTTAAGCATTGAGAAAGAAGACTATCAACAGCAATTGCGAGAACTGCAAGTGGAATTACGCAAACTGCAAGTCAAAATCTTTCAGCACAAAATCCCCGTTGTCGCTCTCTTTGAAGGTTGGGATGCGGCTGGGAAGGGAGGGGCAATTAAACGCTTAACCGATACTCTCGATCCCCGTAGTTATAAGGTTCACGCCTTTGCTGCTCCGACCAAAGAAGAAGCTCGCTATCATTATCTCTGGCGATTTTGGCGCGATATTCCCAAAGGGGGAACCATTGCCATCTTTGATCGCAGTTGGTACGGTCGGGTAATGGTGGAACGAATTGAAGGTTTTGCCAATGAAGCGGAATGGCGACGGGCTTATAAAGAAATTAATGAATTTGAGGCCCAATTAACAACGGAAGGTTGTGTGGTGATGAAATTCTTTTTACATATCAGTCCCGAAGAACAATTACAACGTTTTCAAGAACGGGAAAAAAATAGTTTTAAACAATACAAATTAACGGAAGAAGATTGGCGCAATCGGGAACAGTGGCCGCTCTATGATGTGGCCATTAATCAAATGATTGCCCGCACTAGTACCCCTGCTGCACCCTGGACAGTCGTGGCCGCGAATAATAAATACTATGCTCGTATTAAGATTATTCAGACCGTGATTGACTCTGTTAAAGCTGAATTAAAACGGCGGATGTAG
- the galE gene encoding UDP-glucose 4-epimerase GalE, with protein MSQVKPTILVTGGAGYIGSHAVLALQKAGYGVVVLDNLSAGHPELIQEGLKAELIVGDTNDRALLDQLFAERAIAAVMHFAAFIAVGESVQEPARYYRNNVGGTLTLLEAMVAAKIQNFVFSSTCAVYGEPQEIPMTETHPINPLSPYAASKRMVEQILADFDRAYGLKSVIFRYFNASGAEPTGLLGEDHDPETHLIPLALLTALKKRSHLSIFGNDYDTPDGTAIRDYIHICDLATAHILGLEYLLAGGDSDIFNLGNGNGFSVREVIETAKKVTGRDFPMQESPRREGDAPNLVGSSKKAKHQLGWKPEYADLEVIIQHAWQWHQQRHGESE; from the coding sequence GTGTCTCAAGTTAAACCCACTATTCTCGTTACTGGCGGCGCAGGCTACATTGGTTCCCATGCTGTGCTGGCTCTCCAAAAAGCTGGCTATGGAGTGGTTGTTCTAGATAACCTTTCGGCGGGTCATCCTGAGTTGATTCAGGAGGGTCTGAAGGCTGAATTAATTGTTGGTGATACCAATGATCGAGCTTTGTTAGATCAACTTTTTGCGGAAAGGGCGATCGCGGCGGTTATGCACTTTGCGGCCTTTATTGCCGTTGGGGAATCGGTACAGGAACCGGCTCGGTATTATCGCAACAATGTGGGGGGAACCTTAACGCTCTTAGAGGCAATGGTCGCGGCCAAGATTCAAAACTTTGTTTTTTCTTCCACCTGTGCCGTCTATGGTGAACCCCAGGAAATCCCCATGACCGAGACCCATCCCATTAATCCCCTCAGTCCCTATGCCGCCAGTAAACGCATGGTGGAGCAGATCCTAGCCGACTTTGATCGAGCCTATGGACTCAAATCAGTCATTTTTCGCTACTTTAATGCCTCTGGCGCGGAACCAACGGGACTACTGGGCGAAGATCATGATCCAGAAACCCATCTTATTCCCCTAGCATTGCTCACTGCCCTGAAAAAACGCAGTCATCTTTCCATTTTTGGCAATGACTATGACACACCGGATGGGACAGCGATTCGAGATTATATTCATATCTGTGACTTAGCCACAGCCCATATTTTGGGTTTGGAATATTTGCTGGCGGGAGGAGACAGTGATATTTTCAACCTCGGTAATGGGAATGGTTTTTCTGTTCGAGAGGTAATCGAAACCGCTAAAAAAGTAACAGGTCGAGATTTTCCCATGCAAGAAAGTCCACGGCGGGAAGGAGACGCACCAAATCTGGTAGGGAGTAGCAAAAAAGCTAAACATCAACTAGGCTGGAAACCTGAATATGCAGACTTAGAAGTGATTATTCAACACGCCTGGCAATGGCATCAACAGCGACATGGGGAAAGTGAATAA
- a CDS encoding DUF5989 family protein encodes MEGFIELIKDIWGFLHERQKYWLLPLIMTLVLLGALLVFAHGSAIAPFIYTLF; translated from the coding sequence ATGGAAGGTTTTATTGAATTAATTAAAGATATTTGGGGTTTTCTTCATGAACGTCAGAAGTACTGGCTATTGCCCTTGATCATGACCCTGGTTCTTTTAGGGGCCTTACTCGTCTTTGCTCACGGTTCGGCGATCGCGCCCTTTATTTACACCTTATTTTAG
- the proS gene encoding proline--tRNA ligase, with protein MRLSQMLLVTLRDDPADAEIPSHKLLVRAGYIRRIGSGIYAYLPLMWRVLQKVSQIVREEMNAAGAQECLLPQLQPSELWKESGRWDTYTKAEGIMFALTDRQERELGLGPTHEEVITTIAKEMIQSYRQLPVNLYQIQTKFRDEIRPRFGLMRGREFIMKDAYSFHTSEESLKTTYAAMDQAYRNILRRSGLAFRAVDADSGAIGGSGSQEFMVLADAGEDEVLYTEDGKYAANVEKAVSLPIDAVTSPFKTFEKRETPNTNTIDSLANFLDCSPTAIVKNVLYEAIYDSGKTVLVLVSIRGDQDVNEVKLNNELVKLANNYQGTTLLSLKVPDENAQQKWSTKSLPLGYIAPDLADDYIGEITDLNPTFLRLVDQTAAELKNFVTGANETNYHVLGANWGQEFNLPKLVVDIRKATVGDRAIHDPSQSLQTARGIEVGHIFQLGTKYSQAMAATYTNEQGEEKPFIMGCYGIGVSRLAQSAVEQSYDKDGIIWPVAIAPYEVIIVIPNVSDEAQVKAAETLYQDLAKVGIDVLLDDRNERAGVKFKDADLLGIPYRIVTGKSLKEGKVEVVQRATKESQNLAIAEVVSTLQNWITTAKQA; from the coding sequence ATGCGACTCTCTCAGATGCTTTTGGTAACACTTCGGGATGATCCGGCGGATGCAGAAATCCCCAGCCATAAGTTGTTGGTTCGGGCTGGCTATATTCGACGCATCGGTAGTGGTATCTATGCCTATTTGCCCTTAATGTGGCGGGTGTTGCAAAAGGTTTCCCAAATTGTCCGCGAAGAGATGAATGCGGCCGGAGCCCAGGAATGTCTCTTGCCCCAATTACAACCCTCAGAACTGTGGAAAGAGTCAGGACGTTGGGATACCTACACCAAGGCCGAAGGCATTATGTTTGCACTCACCGATCGCCAAGAACGGGAATTAGGCCTTGGCCCCACCCATGAGGAAGTAATCACCACCATTGCCAAGGAAATGATCCAGTCCTATCGGCAATTACCCGTTAATTTATATCAAATTCAAACCAAGTTTCGGGATGAAATTCGTCCTCGTTTTGGCTTGATGCGGGGTCGAGAATTTATTATGAAGGATGCCTATTCTTTTCATACTTCTGAGGAAAGTTTAAAGACAACCTACGCTGCTATGGATCAGGCCTATCGTAATATTTTACGGCGATCGGGTTTGGCCTTTCGGGCAGTGGATGCGGATTCAGGTGCGATCGGTGGTTCCGGTTCCCAGGAATTTATGGTTTTAGCAGATGCTGGGGAAGATGAAGTTCTTTATACGGAAGATGGTAAATACGCAGCCAATGTAGAAAAAGCAGTTTCTTTGCCCATAGATGCGGTAACGTCTCCTTTTAAAACTTTTGAAAAGCGAGAAACGCCTAATACCAATACCATTGACAGTTTAGCTAATTTCTTAGATTGTTCTCCTACGGCTATTGTTAAAAATGTTCTCTACGAAGCTATTTATGATAGTGGTAAAACGGTCTTAGTTTTAGTCAGTATTCGTGGTGATCAAGATGTCAATGAAGTTAAGCTCAATAATGAGTTAGTAAAACTCGCCAATAATTATCAAGGTACGACCCTATTGTCGCTTAAAGTTCCCGATGAAAATGCTCAACAAAAGTGGTCAACAAAATCCTTACCACTGGGCTATATTGCCCCTGATTTAGCCGATGATTATATTGGTGAAATTACGGATCTAAATCCCACCTTTTTGCGATTAGTGGATCAAACTGCGGCTGAGCTGAAGAATTTTGTTACAGGAGCCAATGAAACTAATTATCATGTTCTCGGTGCTAATTGGGGACAAGAATTTAACCTACCTAAATTAGTTGTTGATATTCGTAAAGCCACTGTCGGCGATCGCGCCATTCATGATCCCAGTCAAAGCTTACAAACCGCCAGGGGGATTGAAGTTGGTCATATTTTTCAATTAGGCACGAAATATTCCCAGGCCATGGCCGCAACCTACACCAACGAACAGGGAGAAGAAAAGCCCTTTATCATGGGTTGTTATGGTATCGGTGTTTCTCGTTTAGCCCAGTCCGCCGTTGAACAAAGTTACGATAAAGATGGCATTATTTGGCCAGTGGCGATCGCGCCCTATGAGGTAATTATTGTTATCCCAAATGTCAGTGATGAAGCGCAAGTCAAAGCGGCGGAAACCCTTTATCAAGACTTAGCAAAAGTAGGGATTGATGTTTTGTTAGATGACCGTAATGAACGAGCAGGGGTCAAGTTTAAAGATGCTGATTTATTGGGTATTCCCTACCGCATTGTTACGGGTAAATCCTTAAAAGAGGGGAAAGTTGAAGTCGTACAACGGGCTACTAAGGAATCTCAAAATTTGGCGATCGCTGAAGTTGTGAGTACCTTACAAAATTGGATCACAACAGCCAAGCAAGCTTAA
- a CDS encoding DUF2993 domain-containing protein yields the protein MEWFLIALTSLLMVISPVGLVVDQVIDHNIRDRVKSVEELSVRVDNAPSFQIIKGKVNRVRIASRGLEPLDHVRIQALELETDPIDISLDNLKINNLQELRASLHKPLQGAIHVVMTPEDINNALADEAIKAKLQDLLNKVLPEEAPKLELVNIKVSFLENNRLQTQVQLQQKSEDSELPDQLKIVVETGIKVNQGKSLELIDPTASLNDRKISSRILKSVIGSVSDRLDLSRFENQGIIARLLKLEINPQEINIAAFIRLNPVNPLSGDTN from the coding sequence ATGGAATGGTTTTTAATTGCGCTTACTAGTTTGTTAATGGTTATCTCTCCTGTGGGTTTAGTCGTCGATCAGGTTATTGATCATAATATCCGCGATCGCGTTAAAAGTGTCGAAGAATTATCCGTAAGAGTTGATAATGCGCCTAGTTTTCAGATCATTAAAGGTAAAGTTAATCGCGTTAGAATTGCGAGTCGGGGTCTTGAACCACTAGATCATGTTCGGATTCAAGCCTTGGAACTGGAAACCGATCCCATTGATATTAGCCTAGACAATTTAAAGATTAATAATCTACAGGAATTACGGGCTTCTCTTCACAAACCCTTGCAAGGAGCCATTCATGTCGTGATGACTCCAGAGGATATTAATAATGCCTTGGCTGATGAAGCGATTAAAGCTAAGTTACAGGATTTACTGAATAAAGTCTTACCCGAAGAAGCTCCTAAATTAGAATTGGTTAACATAAAAGTTAGTTTCTTAGAGAATAATCGTCTGCAAACCCAAGTCCAGTTGCAGCAGAAAAGTGAGGATTCTGAACTTCCAGATCAGTTAAAGATTGTAGTCGAAACAGGCATTAAGGTAAACCAAGGAAAATCTCTCGAATTAATTGATCCCACCGCCAGCTTAAATGATCGCAAAATTTCTAGCCGTATTCTCAAAAGTGTAATCGGTAGTGTCAGCGATCGCTTAGATTTAAGTCGTTTTGAAAATCAAGGTATTATTGCCCGCTTACTGAAATTAGAAATCAATCCCCAGGAAATCAATATTGCTGCTTTTATCCGACTGAATCCAGTAAATCCTCTTTCAGGCGACACGAATTAA
- a CDS encoding XisI protein, with translation MDKLTQYRQIIQKIINQHSTYQATDGDITTIPIYDLFQDNYLLINLGWDRTGRVHNIDLHLRIQDEKIWIEWDGTENGVVEELIRAGVAKEDIVLGFYRPERRSLVDFVLTS, from the coding sequence ATGGATAAATTAACTCAATACCGACAAATTATTCAAAAAATCATTAATCAGCATTCTACTTATCAAGCGACCGATGGAGACATTACCACAATTCCAATTTATGATCTATTTCAGGATAATTATTTGTTAATTAATTTGGGTTGGGATAGAACGGGTCGAGTTCATAATATTGATTTACATTTGCGAATTCAAGACGAGAAAATTTGGATTGAATGGGATGGTACGGAAAACGGTGTCGTAGAAGAGTTAATCCGAGCAGGTGTTGCAAAAGAAGATATTGTTCTGGGTTTTTATCGTCCTGAACGCCGATCGCTGGTAGATTTTGTTTTAACTTCTTGA
- a CDS encoding DUF433 domain-containing protein, whose product MTVLTPSPIHSDPEVMGGTLVFRNTRVSTQTLLDYLDDGFSLEEFLDNFPSVDRQDALAFLGHKNLEK is encoded by the coding sequence ATGACGGTTTTAACGCCTAGTCCGATTCATTCCGATCCTGAAGTTATGGGCGGTACTTTGGTTTTTCGTAATACAAGAGTTTCGACTCAAACACTTCTGGATTATTTGGATGATGGTTTTAGTTTAGAAGAATTTTTAGATAATTTTCCGTCTGTTGATCGGCAAGACGCTTTGGCTTTTTTAGGTCATAAAAATCTGGAAAAATGA
- a CDS encoding DUF4926 domain-containing protein — protein sequence MKSFNLFDTVKTIEEITLSNGDIAPIDTIGVIVEIYNDGEAYEVELFGNWVEYNQQGEFVASHSNSPNAFVETIAVITLYPQQINFVKPARETVGIRAQLLGVLDELSEDKLNQVKDFAETLR from the coding sequence ATGAAATCTTTTAATTTATTTGATACGGTTAAAACTATTGAAGAAATTACTCTTTCAAATGGTGATATTGCGCCGATTGATACTATTGGTGTGATTGTCGAGATTTATAATGATGGTGAAGCCTATGAAGTAGAATTATTTGGGAATTGGGTTGAATATAATCAACAGGGAGAATTTGTTGCTAGTCATTCAAATAGTCCCAATGCTTTTGTGGAAACGATCGCTGTGATTACTCTCTATCCTCAGCAAATTAATTTTGTGAAGCCAGCGAGGGAAACGGTCGGAATTAGGGCGCAACTTTTAGGAGTATTGGATGAACTCAGTGAGGACAAATTAAATCAGGTTAAGGATTTTGCGGAAACTTTGCGATAA
- a CDS encoding type II toxin-antitoxin system HicB family antitoxin codes for MQYQIKLKKSEEGYAVWCPSLPGCASQGETREEPIANIKDAIAVYVDVLNELK; via the coding sequence ATGCAATATCAAATCAAACTTAAAAAAAGTGAAGAAGGTTATGCGGTTTGGTGTCCTAGTCTGCCAGGTTGTGCTTCCCAGGGTGAAACAAGAGAAGAGCCCATTGCTAATATTAAGGATGCGATCGCGGTTTATGTAGATGTCTTGAATGAATTAAAATGA
- a CDS encoding tetratricopeptide repeat protein: protein MTLDWLKNIDPDTLAKFAALEVKRDDDWFLKESIEIIMVMPDSTQVYKFWRANLDCLNEDLLTILEQWAKKNLTSSRSKKACALAKELIFFSDYVQEFPLGSIAINKELAIKGYQLALTVLTFKKFPQDWARIQNGLGIAYQNRIRGERADNLETAITCYQEALKVCTFEAFPQQWAMTKMNLGTAYGERIRGERTDNLENAITCFQEALKVYTFTAFPEAWASNQMNLGNAYRKRIRGERADNLENAITYYQEALKVRTFDAFPQDWAMTQINLGNVYSDRIRGERADNLETAIVCYQEALKVYTFDALPQNWAMTQGNLAVALGSRASLTNNAQDLDQAIELYGQALTVSAPGSYYFISQQYRLGHTLARRYETSKNPDDLQKSIAAYQIALDYLSPEHYNRQQYWQAIPATQAILGSRLVRDGNWQEGLKLLINSLNQLKTGDNSLVYANALYQTGYAYELLSDQENARLYYRDALRLYEHLQDLAGIATSRESLGNVFVSQGHLEKGMSELAQARDIYQQLGKTEAAEKVDNTYQSVQQVWEQVKSEVLE from the coding sequence ATGACTTTGGATTGGTTAAAAAATATAGACCCCGATACTCTGGCTAAGTTTGCGGCCCTTGAGGTAAAACGGGATGATGATTGGTTCTTGAAGGAAAGTATAGAAATTATAATGGTCATGCCCGACTCAACTCAGGTTTATAAATTCTGGAGGGCAAATCTGGATTGTTTAAATGAGGATTTATTAACAATTCTGGAACAGTGGGCGAAAAAAAATCTAACCTCATCTCGCTCTAAAAAAGCCTGCGCTCTTGCTAAGGAACTGATCTTTTTTAGTGATTATGTTCAGGAATTTCCGTTAGGTTCTATTGCGATTAATAAGGAATTAGCGATCAAAGGTTATCAACTGGCTTTAACCGTTTTGACTTTTAAAAAATTTCCCCAGGATTGGGCAAGAATACAAAACGGACTGGGAATTGCTTACCAAAACAGAATAAGAGGGGAACGGGCTGATAATTTAGAAACCGCGATTACTTGTTATCAAGAAGCTCTTAAGGTTTGCACTTTTGAGGCTTTTCCCCAACAATGGGCAATGACTAAAATGAATCTGGGAACTGCTTACGGCGAAAGAATAAGAGGGGAACGGACTGATAATTTAGAAAACGCGATCACTTGCTTTCAAGAGGCTCTTAAGGTTTATACTTTTACTGCTTTTCCCGAAGCTTGGGCAAGTAATCAAATGAATCTGGGAAATGCTTACCGTAAAAGAATAAGAGGGGAACGGGCTGATAATTTAGAAAACGCGATCACTTATTATCAAGAAGCTCTTAAGGTTAGAACTTTCGATGCTTTTCCCCAAGATTGGGCAATGACTCAAATAAATCTGGGAAATGTTTACTCTGACAGAATAAGAGGGGAACGGGCTGATAATTTAGAAACTGCGATCGTTTGTTATCAAGAGGCTCTTAAGGTTTATACCTTTGATGCTCTTCCCCAGAATTGGGCAATGACTCAAGGCAATTTGGCAGTAGCTTTAGGCTCAAGGGCATCTTTAACTAATAATGCTCAAGATTTAGATCAAGCCATTGAACTATATGGTCAAGCTTTAACGGTTTCGGCTCCTGGTAGTTATTACTTTATTAGCCAGCAATACAGGTTAGGTCATACTTTAGCTCGTCGCTACGAAACCAGCAAAAATCCTGATGATCTGCAAAAATCCATAGCTGCCTATCAAATCGCCCTAGATTACCTCAGTCCCGAACATTACAATCGCCAACAATATTGGCAAGCGATCCCCGCCACTCAAGCCATTTTAGGCAGTCGTTTAGTCCGTGACGGCAACTGGCAAGAAGGATTGAAACTTTTAATTAATAGCCTCAATCAACTTAAAACAGGGGATAATTCCCTAGTTTATGCCAACGCCCTCTATCAAACAGGCTATGCCTACGAACTCCTCAGCGATCAAGAAAATGCTCGGCTTTATTATCGGGATGCCCTGCGACTGTATGAACATCTTCAGGATTTAGCTGGCATTGCCACAAGTCGGGAAAGTTTAGGGAATGTGTTCGTTTCCCAAGGTCATCTGGAAAAAGGAATGTCTGAATTAGCCCAAGCTCGTGACATTTATCAACAATTAGGTAAAACCGAAGCCGCCGAAAAAGTGGATAATACTTATCAATCGGTTCAGCAAGTCTGGGAACAGGTAAAAAGTGAGGTCTTAGAATGA
- a CDS encoding ATP-binding protein yields MTTADDIFEQSANNIQNLGLREIPFTESPTDLQNKTLDRIFTGREKELRQVFNLFQNRERRRILIYGRIGIGKTAFLLEILSVLKRKRPKMLTTYISLPSELDLATTALIALAKAMPDDDWAQRQLHQMGIPTAKEIKERTSEAGANAVFVGKFSEKDVSATKAQYPTLSLETLLDHALEKYPDGVLIAIDDLDKQNPRRVRELMHDAQGILKGKAWFMLTGHPLGITGDLLTSERGLFDLQLKLDELDQPTTYKMLINYLNSARINNNCDDVNDPRSVLPFSKETAAEFCRVSLGKPRFFNRLGNAVLSTAANLEVSRITPEVLQQGFKTIEKDRKLLLAEKVMENRIFQLLQKRGSLSDETIMIEELELLGVKSYSEIVPYLERLDDEDFVQRSPQLDAIAYTPILLPSSDP; encoded by the coding sequence ATGACAACAGCAGATGACATTTTCGAGCAATCCGCTAACAATATTCAAAACTTAGGACTCAGAGAAATTCCGTTCACAGAAAGCCCGACTGATCTCCAAAATAAAACCCTAGATCGTATTTTTACAGGTCGTGAAAAGGAACTCCGTCAAGTTTTTAATCTCTTTCAGAACCGAGAACGTCGCCGCATTTTAATCTATGGACGGATTGGGATCGGCAAAACTGCCTTTTTATTAGAAATTTTGTCGGTATTAAAGCGTAAACGCCCTAAAATGCTGACAACCTATATTTCTCTACCTTCCGAACTCGATTTGGCCACAACTGCTCTGATTGCATTAGCGAAAGCCATGCCTGATGATGACTGGGCGCAACGACAACTTCATCAAATGGGAATCCCCACCGCCAAAGAGATAAAAGAACGCACTTCCGAAGCAGGAGCAAATGCGGTTTTTGTCGGCAAGTTTAGTGAAAAAGATGTCTCTGCAACCAAAGCCCAATATCCCACCCTTAGCCTGGAAACTTTATTAGACCACGCCCTCGAAAAATATCCCGATGGGGTATTAATTGCCATTGATGATCTCGATAAACAAAACCCCAGAAGAGTCCGAGAATTAATGCACGATGCCCAGGGAATCTTAAAAGGAAAAGCCTGGTTTATGCTTACAGGTCATCCCTTGGGAATAACAGGGGATTTATTGACCAGTGAAAGGGGATTATTTGATCTACAACTTAAATTAGATGAACTCGATCAGCCTACCACCTACAAAATGCTGATTAATTACCTTAATAGTGCGCGAATTAATAATAATTGCGATGACGTGAATGACCCTCGTTCTGTTTTACCTTTTTCAAAAGAGACAGCCGCAGAATTTTGTCGTGTTTCCCTTGGTAAACCCCGCTTTTTTAATCGCTTAGGTAACGCAGTTCTCTCTACTGCCGCTAACTTAGAAGTAAGTCGCATTACCCCAGAAGTTTTGCAACAAGGATTTAAAACCATAGAAAAAGATCGCAAACTACTTCTAGCGGAAAAAGTGATGGAAAACCGCATTTTTCAACTACTACAAAAACGAGGTTCTTTATCCGATGAAACTATCATGATCGAAGAACTAGAATTACTCGGCGTTAAAAGTTATTCCGAAATTGTTCCCTATCTAGAACGCCTTGATGATGAAGATTTTGTTCAACGATCGCCCCAATTAGACGCGATCGCTTATACACCGATTTTGTTACCTTCTAGCGATCCTTAA